A stretch of Telopea speciosissima isolate NSW1024214 ecotype Mountain lineage chromosome 11, Tspe_v1, whole genome shotgun sequence DNA encodes these proteins:
- the LOC122644615 gene encoding probable protein arginine N-methyltransferase 6 gives MGYMLLYESMLGSVITARDRWLKPGGLILPSHATLYMAPVTHPERYSESIDFWRNVYGIDMSAMVPLAKQCAFEEPCVETISGENVLTWPFVVKHVDCYTVTIQELESITARYRFTSMMAAPLHGFAFWFDVEFSGPAIFPTNNQVQSPQLTSSDIQPSDSQRKKRQKPNEALVLSTAPEDLPTHWQQTLLYFYDPIEVQQDQVIEGSITLSQSKENPRFMNIHLEYASGGRAFVKESVMR, from the exons ATGGGCTACATGCTCTTGTATGAG AGCATGCTTGGGAGTGTAATTACAGCCAGGGATCGTTGGTTGAAGCCCGGAGGACTTATTCTTCCTTCTCATGCTACG TTGTACATGGCACCTGTTACGCATCCTGAAAGATATAGTGAAAGCATTGATTTCTGGCGCAATGTTTATGGGATTGATA TGTCTGCTATGGTGCCGCTTGCAAAACAGTGTGCATTTGAGGAGCCATGTGTGGAGACAATATCGGGTGAGAATGTTTTGACGTGGCCATTTgtg GTTAAGCATGTGGATTGCTATACAGTCACAATTCAGGAACTTGAGTCTATAACAGCAAGATATAGATTTACATCAATGATGGCTG cTCCCCTTCATGGTTTTGCATTCTGGTTTGATGTTGAATTCAGTGGACCTGCAATTTTCCCTACCAATAACCAAGTCCAATCTCCGCAGTTAACATCTTCCGACATCCAGCCATCAGATAGTCAGAGGAAAAAACGACAAAAACCCAATGAGGCACTTGTGCTGTCAACTGCTCCTGAGGACCTTCCAACACATTGGCAACAG ACATTGCTCTACTTTTACGACCCAATAGAGGTGCAGCAGGACCAAGTAATTGAAGGCTCCATAACACTGTCACAAAGCAAAGAAAACCCACGATTCATGAATATTCACCTTGAATATGC TTCTGGAGGTAGAGCTTTCGTGAAAGAGTCAGTTATGCGGTGA